Genomic DNA from Streptomyces sp. PCS3-D2:
CGCTTCCTCGACTTCGTCGCCGAAAGCCTCGCCCGCGCCGCGGAGCAGGCCCGAGACATCCTTCATGTGAAGGGGGAGGAGCCCTCGGGCGGCGCCGACGGCGAGGTGTGACCGGGCGAGGTGTGACCGGGCGGCGTGAACGCGTGGAACGTGGACGCGAGCCGAGGCCGGGGGCGTCGAGGACGGGCCGTGGCGCGACGCCGGCGATGTGGCCGGTCCCGGCCGGCGCAACCGCAGGCCCGGCGAGGGCGACGGGCGGCCGTACCCTGGTGGCATGAGCAGCACCCCCGACCCCGACCCGCAGCCCCCGCGCTCCGCCCCCGAGGCCCGGCAGTCCCGGCCGAAGCCGCGGATCGTCTTCGACGACCCGCTGGACCAGCAGTCGTCGGACGACACCGACCGGGGCTGGGGCGAGCGGCCGCCCACCGGAGGAAGCGCGGCCGATCTGGCCCGCTTCCTCGACGAGAAGCCACCGCACCACATCTGACCGGACGGGGCGGCCGGTGCTGCCGGCGCGGTCAGAATCCGTTGCGCGAACCCGCCTGGCCGCCGACACTGCCGCCCGTGCGCTGCGCGACCAGGGTGTCCCGGATCTCCTTGAGGACCTCCAGCTCGGTGATCTCGACGATCTCCTGGGCCCCCTCGCGGGCCTTGCGGCGGTCCTCCATGCGCGCCAGGTACTTCGACATCGGCAGCACCATCAGGAAGTACACGACCGCCGCGGTGATCACAAAGGTCAGCGTGGCGTTGAGCACCGACCCCCAGAGGATCTCGACACCGGTCGGCTGGCCGTCGGGGCCGATTTCGCACGGCGCCTTCAGACAGGACTTGTAGCCTTCCAGGCTCTTCGTGCCCACCGCGCCCACCACGGGGCTGATGATCCCCTTGACCACGGAGTTCACGATGTTCGTGAACGCGGCGCCGATCACCACGGCCACCGCCAGGTCGATCACGTTGCCGCGCATCAGGAAGGCCTTGAAGCCCGCCAGCACGCTTTCCTTCTTGTTCTCGCTCATCGCTGAGCCCTTCTCTGCGGAAGCCAAACACGGAGCCAACGGTTCCGAAAGCTACGGCAGTCCGGGCGAGGTCTGTCCAATCGGTCTTCACTTTGAGGTGAATTGACTGATCGTGCGTACGGATCAGCACAGCGTCACCGCCAGCCGCGCCGTCGCGCCGGCGCCCACCAGGTCCCGCGCGGTGTCCCTCGGTACGGACAGCACGACCAGCGCCCCGCCGTCCCCAACACCCTGTTCCGGATCGGGTACTTCGGCGACCCTGGCCCCTGCCGCCACCACCCTGGGTTGCTGCGCCCGCTCGGCCGCCACCACGTCCACCCGGTCCCCGGGCCGCAGCAGCCGCACCGTCGCGCCGTCCGCGATGCGCACCGGCGCCGAGACCAGCCGCACCACCGTCGGCGGCGGTTTCACCTCGGACGGCGGCTCGCCCCGGGAGGCCTGGGCCTCGGTCCCTCCCACGGCGAGTGCTGCCGCCACGACGGCCAGGGAGGCCGAGGCGGCCCGCCGCCGGCGCCGCAGGGCCCGACGCAGCCGCCCGGGGCCCCGCCCCACACGGAGTGGCGGGAACGGCGGGACGGGACGCGACGGAGGACACGCGGAGGAGGCTCGTGGCGATGCCGGGGAGAAGCCCGGAGCGGAGGGCGGAGCGGAGGGAGGAGGGGTGGCCGGGCAGGAGGTCGTGGATGAGGCCGAAGAGGCCGCGGAGGTACGGGACATGACGAGCACCACCAGACGGAGTGAGTTCCTGTGCCCGGACCCGCCGCCCGGACACACTCCACCATCCGGCCTGCGCCCGCATCCCGCTCGGACCTGTGGACCGTCCCCAGCCTGTGGAAAACCCTGTCACCCGACCGAGTGGCGAACCCCCGTCCACACCGTCTTCGCCGGCGGGTGGACCTCAGCGCTTCGCCGGCACCTGGCAGGACTCCGAGAAACCCTGGCTGGTCAGACCGAAGGCGCTGTTGACGCGTGAGCGCCAGTTCTCCAGCGCGACCACCGCCGTCAGTTCGACGAACGCCGCCTCCCCGAGCCGTGCGATCAGCGCCGCGGCCAGTTCGTCGGTGACCGTGGGCTCGGTCTCGGTCATGGCCTCGGCGTACTCCATGACCAACAGCTCCAGCTCGGTGAACACCTCACGGGCCTCCCGCCATTGCGGAACCCGCTCGATCTTCTCCGGCGCCATCCCCAGTTCGTGGCCCTCCCAATAGCCGAAGTCCATGCACCACGAGCAGTTGATGCGGGCCGCCGACGCCATCACGGCGAGGTGCTTCAGGCCGGCGTCCAGCGCGTTCCATCCGGCCGCCCGCTGTTCCAGGCGGACGTAGGTGAACAGCACGCGCGGGTTGTGCCCGTAGGCCTGTCCGGGGTCGAGCACCTTGCCGTAGGTGCGGCGCGAGTACCAGGCGCCGACGCGCATCAGCAGGGTGCGGGGCGGGGTGAGCGAGATACGCGGCATGACTGTCATCTCCCGGAGCGGTCTGTCCGAATGGGCCTTCACGGAGGAAGACCGGACAGCCGCCCCGGATGTGACAGCGCGGACTACGGAAGCTCGATGCCCAGGTCCCAGCCGTCGAGCGCGTGCGTGCACAGGCAGTCGCGGGTCGCCGTGGCCGGCAGCGCCGCCACCGCGTCGAAGAGGACCTCGCGCAGGCGGCCGACGTTCTCGCCGAACACCTTGAGCACCTCCGTGTGGGACACGCCCTCACCGGTCTCGGCACCCGCGTCCAGGTCCGTCACCAGAGCCATCGAGGTGTAGCAGAGCCCCAGCTCACGGGCGAGGATCGCCTCCGGGTGCCCCGTCATGCCGATCACCGACCAGCCCGCCGAGGCGTACCAGCGGGACTCCGCACGCGTCGAGAAGCGCGGCCCTTCGACGACGACCATGGTGCCGCCGTCCACCGGCTCCCAGTCCCGGCCGCGGGCCGCGGCCACCGCCACGGAACGGCCCACCGGACAGTACGGGTCGGCGAAGGTGGTGTGCACGACGTTCGGAACGGATCCGTCCGGCAGTGCCACCCCGTCGAAGAAGGTCTGCACGCGGCTCTGCGTACGGTCGACCAGCTGGTCGGGCACGAGCAGCGTGCCCGGCCCGTACTCGGGCCGCAGGCCGCCGACGGCGCACGGGCCGAGCACCTGGCGGACGCCGACCGAGCGCAGGGCCCAGAGGTTCGCCCGGTAGTTGATCTTGTGTGGCGGGACCGTGTGGCTGCGCCCGTGCCGGGGCAGGAAGGCCACCGCGCGGCCGGCGAGCTCGCCCATGTACAGGGAGTCGCTGGGAGGCCCGTACGGGGTCTCCACCTGGATCTCGGAGACGTCCTCCAGGAAGGAGTAGAAGCCCGAGCCGCCGATGACACCGATCTCTGCGTTCACCATGCCGCTCACCCTAACCGGGCACGCCGGAGGCCCCGCAGCCCGGTGGGGGCGTGCGGGGCCTCGGGAAGGAGCGGGTCAGGCGGCCGACGTGGAGCTGCTGCTCGTGCTCGACGACGTCGAGGAGGACGAAGCGGCGGGAGCGGCGGCGGCGGTCGACGTCGAGGACGGCGACGTGCTCGACGCGGGCTTCGAGGCAGGGGTGCTGCTCGACGAGGCGCCACGGCTGTCGTTCCGGTAGAAACCGGAGCCCTTGAAGACGATGCCGACCGCGGAGAACACCTTCTTCAGGCGTCCGTCGCAGTTCGGGCACACGGTCAGCGCGTCATCGGTGAACTTCTGCACGGCCTCAAGGCCCTCACCGCACTCGGTGCACTGGTACTGGTAGGTCGGCACGAATTTCCTCCTGGCACTCTGACTCAATGAGTGCTAACGACGCTCCATGGTGACGTATTCCGGCGGATCAGTCCACCGTCACCGGCACGCGGTGACCCATCCCACGCTCGTTCACCCGGATACGGGGCGCCGCAGACGGGCCGGCCGCAGCGCCGATCTCGGCGCGGCCCGGGACCTCGGCACGGGCCGCGGTCCCGCTGCCGGACGCGGCCTCGGTACCGGACCCCGCCTCGGCACCGGGCGCGGACGCGTTCACGATCCGGCTCGGAGCCTTCGGGGCCAGCTTGGCGCGCAGCGTCAGCAGGGTGGCCAGCGCCAGGGCGGTGGCCGCCATCGGCACCATGAAGCCGGACGAGGATCCGTGCGCGTCGGTCAGGCGGCCGGCCAGGATGACCGCGATGGCCTGCCCGAAGGCGATCGAACCGGTCAGCCAGGTGAAGGCCTCGGTCCGGGCGTTCGCCGGAACCAGCTGCTCGACCATCGTGTAGCCGGTGATCAGGGCCGGGGCGATGAACAGGCCCACCACCAGGCCGAGCGCGCCCAGCAGGATGACCGAGTGCGCGGCCCACAGCACGGACGCGGCGGCGGTGAGGCCGACGTACCCCAGGATCAGTCGGCGGCGCGGGCCGATCTTCCAGGCGATGACGCCCATGGCGATGCCGGCGGTCATGTTGCCGGCGGCGAAGACGCCGTAGAGCAGGCCGTTGGCGCCGGGGTTGCCGATCTCGTTGGAGAAGGCGGCGAGCGAGACCTGCATGCCGCCGAAGACGGCGCCGATCCCGAGGAAGGCGAAGATCAGCACGCGCAGGCCCGGGTAGGACAGCGCGAAGGCGCGCTTCCCGCCGGTGGTCGACGGGGTGTGCGTGCTGGGCTGGGAGGCGCGGCGGGCCGCGAAGAGCAGGCCGCCGAGCAGCGTCAGGGTGGCCTCGGTGGCCAGACCGGCCGCCGGGTGGACGCCGGTGCACAGGGCGGTCGCCAGGACCGGGCCGACGACGAAGGTGAACTCGTCGGTGACGGATTCGAAGGCGGCGGCCGTCGGGAGCAGCGGCGAGCCCTCCAGCCTGGCGGCCCAGCGCGCCCGGACCATCGGTCCGACCTGCGGTACGGAGGCGCCGGCGGGTACGGCGGCCAGCGCCAGCGCCCAGACGGGGGCGCCGGCCAGCGCCAGGGCCGTCAGGCCGCTCACGGCGGCGGCGTGCGCGAGGACCACCGGCACCAGTACGGCGCTCTGGCCGAACCGGTCGGTGAAGATGCCCATCAGCGGGGCGGAGAGGGCCATCGAGATGCCGGTGACGGCGGCGACGATGCCGGCGCTGCCGTAAGAACCGGTGGTGTGCTGCACCAGCAGCAGGATGCTGATGGTCAGCATGCCGAAGGGGAGCCGGGCTGCGAAGCCGGGGAGGACGAAGCCCAGGGCGCCAGGTGTGCGCAGGAGCTGTCCGTATCCGGGGCGGGCGGACGTGTCGGTCGTGACCGCGGATGTCACGGCCTTGCCTTTCCGCTGCCTGGTAGAACTCCCCGTCTGCGGACGGTGCCGTGCTTTGTGAGCGGTCGCACCCGTACGTGTTGGGAGCCCCGAGAGCTGTCCTCTTGCGCAGAACCGAGTGATACCTGGGCGCCCCTTGCGGGAGGGAGCCACGGCCGCTTTGCGGTCGCGCCAGCTCTGCGTCAGGCAGAGTTGGTTCGATCTGTTGTGCCTTCATCGTACAGGGGACGCCGGTATCACGCCCTGTGATTGCCCCGACAATCCGTGTCTTCACCTGCGATTGGCGGGAACTTCGCAGATGAAGGACCTCGCATATGCTGACAAAGGCCGTCGGATCTCCCCGAATGCGCCCGGATGAGAACGCTGCTCCGGGGCCGGTCCGGCGGATCGGGGTCGCCCGGCCGCGATCCGCCCGACGGCCCTGGCCGCGATCCGCCGGACCGGTCCTAGGGGGAGCCGGATCCGTTTCCGGTCCCGAGCCAGCCCGCCAGCTTCCCGCCCCGGGCCACCGCCCGCAGCCGTGCCTCTGCGGCGTCCCGGACCGGGTCCGTGGCCACCACCAGCAGCTCGTCACCCCGCCGCAGCACGGTGGACGGCGCCGGTACGAAGCTCCTGGCGTCCCGCACGACCAGCGTGACCGATGCTCCGGGCGGCAGCCTCAGTTCGCTGACCTCGACGCCGTGCATCCGTGAGGCCGGCGGGATGGCGAAGGACAGCAGGTGTCCGCGCAGCTTCTCCAGCGGCGCCGACTCGATGCCGAGGTCGGACGCGGTCTCCATGCCCCGCCCGAGGTCCAGCTTGCGCGCCAGCCAGGGCAGGGTCGGCCCCTGCACCAGGGTGTAGACGACGACCAGTACGAAGACGATGTTGAAGACGCGGTCGCTGCCCTCGATCCCGGACACCATGGGGATGGTCGCCAGGATGATGGGCACGGCGCCGCGCAGGCCCGCCCACGACATCAGGACCTGCTCCTGCCACGGGATGCGGAAGGGCAGCAGGCTGACGAAGACCTCCAGGGGCCGCGCCACCGTCGTCAGCACCAGGCCGATGATGACCGCGGGCCAGAAGTCGCGGACCAGCTCGTGCGGCGTGACGAGCAGGCCCAGCAGCACGAACATGCCGATCTGGGCGATCCAGCCGAGCCCGTCGGCGAAGCCGCGCGTGGCGGGCCAGTGCGGGAGCTTGGCGTTGCCCAGGACGACCGCCGCCAGGTACACGGCGAGGAAGCCGGACCCGTGCGCCATCGCGCCGGCCGCGTACGCCACGATCGCGATGGCCATCACGGCGATCGGGTAGAGGCCGGATGCGGGCAGAGCCACGTGCCGCAGTGCGTAGGCGCCGAGGAAGCCCACGGCCAGACCGATCGTGGCGCCGATCGCGAGCTCCAGGGCGATCTTGCCGAGCAGGACGTACCACGCGTCCGCCGGGCCCACCGTGGAGAGCGCGACCACGAGGATCACGACGGGTGCGTCGTTGAAGCCGGACTCGGCCTCCAGGACGCCCGTGATCCGGGACGGCAGGGGCACCTTGCGCAGCACGGAGAAGACGGCCGCCGCGTCGGTCGAGGAGACCACCGCCCCGATCAGCAGCGCCTGGCGCCATTCGAGTCCGACGAGGTAGTGCGCCCCCGCCGCCGTCACGCTCACACTGATCGCCACACCCACCAGGGAGAGCATGATCGCGGCCGGCAGGGCCGGCTTGATCTCTTTCCACTTGGTGCCCAGACCGCCCTCGGCGAGGATCACGACGAGGGCGGCGTAGCCGATGACCTGTGTCAGCTCGGCATTGTCGAAGACGACGTTCCCGATGCCGTCCTGGCCTATGGCGACGCCTATGCCGAGGTAGATGAGCAGGCTGGGCAGGCCGCTGCGCGACGAGACCCGCACGGCGGCCACGGCGACGAGCAGTACGAGCGAGCAGACCAGCAGAAGCTCATTGAGCGTGTGGACAGTCAGCGGGCGGCCCTCCTCAATGCGCCCGGCGGATCGGTCCTCCCGGCGGCAAGTTCGGCAAGTAATTCGTTACCTTACCTAATCTTTGACGCGCCCTTTACGCGATAACCACATTGTGAAACGGCTGTTCTCCGCTGTCCTCGGGACCGCGGGACCCATGGAAGATCCATTCAGGGCCGCCTCCCGGGCCGCCCTGCGCCCCATGCCCTCCACACAGCCTCCACCCCTGGCGGATCAACGGAGTCGGTCCTGCGCCTATGGTTGCTCCCAGCACTCCCAGGACCACCCTGCCCCTCTAAGGACAGCGATGCCCGCCAACGAAACCGCTCCTCCCACCAAGAAGAAGGGACGACGCGCCCGTCTGATCGTGCTCGTACTGGTCCTGGGACTCGTCGCGGGCCTCGGCTACGGGGCGTACTGGAGCGTGGACAGCGTGCGCGCCTCCTTCCCCCAGACGACCGGCTCCCTCGACGTGCCCGGCCTGAAGGGGACGGTCGAGGTGAAGCGCGATGCCAACGGCATTCCCCAGCTCTACGCGGACAGCGACGACGACCTCTTCCGCGCGCAGGGCTTCGTGCACGCGCAGGACCGCTTCTGGGAGATGGACGTACGCCGCCACATGACCGCGGGGCGGCTGTCGGAGATGTTCGGCGCCGGCCAGGTCGAGACCGACGCCTTCCTGCGCACCCTGGGCTGGCGCCAGGTCGCGCAGGAGGAGTACGACACCAAGCTCTCCGCCGAGACGAAGAAGAACCTGCAGTCCTACGCCGACGGGGTCAACGCGTACCTGAAGGGCAAGTCCGGCAAGACCCTGTCCGTCGAGCACGCGGCCCTCAAGCTCAGCGACGGCTACCAGCCCGAGCAGTGGTCGCCGGTGGACTCGGTGGCCTGGCTCAAGGCGATGGCCTGGGACCTGCGCGGCAACATGCAGGACGAGATCGACCGGTCGCTGATGGCGAGCAAGCTCTCGCAGGAGCAGATCGCCGAGCTCTACCCGCCCTATCCGTTCGACCGGAACAAGCCGGTCGTCGAGGGCGGCAAGGTCGACGGCGGCAAGTACACCCCCCAGGGCCAGACCGGAAACTCGGGCTCGGGCAGCGGCTCCGGCGGTGGTTCCGGTTCCGGCGGTGCCGTCGCCAACCGGGCCTCCACCGCCCCGGCCGCCGGTGAGGCCACCGGCCTCGCCGGCAACGCCACCGCCCAGGGCGCCACCGTGGGCCTGCGCACCCAGCTGAGCGCCCTCGCCGACACCCTGGAGAAGGTTCCGGCCATCCTCGGCCCCAACGGCAGCGGCATCGGCTCGAACTCCTGGGTCATCTCGGGCAAGTACACGACCACCGGCAAGCCGCTGCTCGCCAACGACCCGCACCTGTCGCCGCAACTGCCCTCGGTCTGGTACCAAATGGGCCTGCACTGCCGTGCCGTCTCGGCCGAGTGCAAGTACGACGTGGCCGGCTACACCTTCTCCGGGATGCCCGGAGTGGTCATCGGCCACAACACCGACATCGCCTGGGGCATGACCAACCTCGGCGCCGACGTCACCGACCTCTACCTCGAACAGATCAAGCCCGAGGGCTACGTCTACGACAACCGGGTGCTCCCCTTCACCTCCCGCGAAGAGGTGATCAAGATCGCGGGCGGCAGCAGCAAGAAGATCACCGTCCGCACCACCAACAACGGTCCGCTCGTCTCGGACCGTAGCGAGGAGCTCGCCACGGTGGGCACCCGCGCCCCGGTCGACAGCTCCGCCCCCGACCGCGGCGACGGCTACGCCATCGCCCTGCGCTGGACCGCGCTGGACCCGGGCAGGACGATGGACGCGGTCTTCAAGCTCAACCAGGCCAAGAACTTCGACGACTTCCGCAAGGCG
This window encodes:
- a CDS encoding carboxymuconolactone decarboxylase family protein; translation: MPRISLTPPRTLLMRVGAWYSRRTYGKVLDPGQAYGHNPRVLFTYVRLEQRAAGWNALDAGLKHLAVMASAARINCSWCMDFGYWEGHELGMAPEKIERVPQWREAREVFTELELLVMEYAEAMTETEPTVTDELAAALIARLGEAAFVELTAVVALENWRSRVNSAFGLTSQGFSESCQVPAKR
- a CDS encoding potassium/proton antiporter; amino-acid sequence: MTCRTCRREDRSAGRIEEGRPLTVHTLNELLLVCSLVLLVAVAAVRVSSRSGLPSLLIYLGIGVAIGQDGIGNVVFDNAELTQVIGYAALVVILAEGGLGTKWKEIKPALPAAIMLSLVGVAISVSVTAAGAHYLVGLEWRQALLIGAVVSSTDAAAVFSVLRKVPLPSRITGVLEAESGFNDAPVVILVVALSTVGPADAWYVLLGKIALELAIGATIGLAVGFLGAYALRHVALPASGLYPIAVMAIAIVAYAAGAMAHGSGFLAVYLAAVVLGNAKLPHWPATRGFADGLGWIAQIGMFVLLGLLVTPHELVRDFWPAVIIGLVLTTVARPLEVFVSLLPFRIPWQEQVLMSWAGLRGAVPIILATIPMVSGIEGSDRVFNIVFVLVVVYTLVQGPTLPWLARKLDLGRGMETASDLGIESAPLEKLRGHLLSFAIPPASRMHGVEVSELRLPPGASVTLVVRDARSFVPAPSTVLRRGDELLVVATDPVRDAAEARLRAVARGGKLAGWLGTGNGSGSP
- a CDS encoding penicillin acylase family protein → MPANETAPPTKKKGRRARLIVLVLVLGLVAGLGYGAYWSVDSVRASFPQTTGSLDVPGLKGTVEVKRDANGIPQLYADSDDDLFRAQGFVHAQDRFWEMDVRRHMTAGRLSEMFGAGQVETDAFLRTLGWRQVAQEEYDTKLSAETKKNLQSYADGVNAYLKGKSGKTLSVEHAALKLSDGYQPEQWSPVDSVAWLKAMAWDLRGNMQDEIDRSLMASKLSQEQIAELYPPYPFDRNKPVVEGGKVDGGKYTPQGQTGNSGSGSGSGGGSGSGGAVANRASTAPAAGEATGLAGNATAQGATVGLRTQLSALADTLEKVPAILGPNGSGIGSNSWVISGKYTTTGKPLLANDPHLSPQLPSVWYQMGLHCRAVSAECKYDVAGYTFSGMPGVVIGHNTDIAWGMTNLGADVTDLYLEQIKPEGYVYDNRVLPFTSREEVIKIAGGSSKKITVRTTNNGPLVSDRSEELATVGTRAPVDSSAPDRGDGYAIALRWTALDPGRTMDAVFKLNQAKNFDDFRKAAADFDVPSQNLIYADNKGANGNIGYQAPGRIPLRGQGDGRMPAPGWDSKYAWKGGRDGNTGYIPQNELPWDQNPARGYIVTANQAVAENGTGAGKYPHLLTTDWGYGARSQRINDLIEAKIKDGGKISTDDMRTMQMDNSSEIAALLTPMLAKIEVSDPGVRAAQKLLDGWNYTQESDSAAAAYFNAVWRNVLKLAFGDKMPKELRIEGSCMNVLGNGTGPADDLAKTVRECGTRDAGSAQPDGGDRWFEVVRRLVKDEKSPWWSVPAKGLNKPATTTRDELFARAMADARWELTAKLGKDQSTWSWGRLHQLNLKNQTIGTEGPGFLQWLLNRGPWNVGGGEATVNATGWNASSGYGITWVPSMRMVVNLSDLDKSRWINLTGASGHAYNSHYTDQTQMWATGELLEWPFGKEAVDKATVDTLTLRPAGS
- the mscL gene encoding large conductance mechanosensitive channel protein MscL is translated as MSENKKESVLAGFKAFLMRGNVIDLAVAVVIGAAFTNIVNSVVKGIISPVVGAVGTKSLEGYKSCLKAPCEIGPDGQPTGVEILWGSVLNATLTFVITAAVVYFLMVLPMSKYLARMEDRRKAREGAQEIVEITELEVLKEIRDTLVAQRTGGSVGGQAGSRNGF
- a CDS encoding FmdB family zinc ribbon protein; translated protein: MPTYQYQCTECGEGLEAVQKFTDDALTVCPNCDGRLKKVFSAVGIVFKGSGFYRNDSRGASSSSTPASKPASSTSPSSTSTAAAAPAASSSSTSSSTSSSSTSAA
- a CDS encoding MFS transporter translates to MTSAVTTDTSARPGYGQLLRTPGALGFVLPGFAARLPFGMLTISILLLVQHTTGSYGSAGIVAAVTGISMALSAPLMGIFTDRFGQSAVLVPVVLAHAAAVSGLTALALAGAPVWALALAAVPAGASVPQVGPMVRARWAARLEGSPLLPTAAAFESVTDEFTFVVGPVLATALCTGVHPAAGLATEATLTLLGGLLFAARRASQPSTHTPSTTGGKRAFALSYPGLRVLIFAFLGIGAVFGGMQVSLAAFSNEIGNPGANGLLYGVFAAGNMTAGIAMGVIAWKIGPRRRLILGYVGLTAAASVLWAAHSVILLGALGLVVGLFIAPALITGYTMVEQLVPANARTEAFTWLTGSIAFGQAIAVILAGRLTDAHGSSSGFMVPMAATALALATLLTLRAKLAPKAPSRIVNASAPGAEAGSGTEAASGSGTAARAEVPGRAEIGAAAGPSAAPRIRVNERGMGHRVPVTVD
- a CDS encoding S-methyl-5'-thioadenosine phosphorylase, which produces MVNAEIGVIGGSGFYSFLEDVSEIQVETPYGPPSDSLYMGELAGRAVAFLPRHGRSHTVPPHKINYRANLWALRSVGVRQVLGPCAVGGLRPEYGPGTLLVPDQLVDRTQSRVQTFFDGVALPDGSVPNVVHTTFADPYCPVGRSVAVAAARGRDWEPVDGGTMVVVEGPRFSTRAESRWYASAGWSVIGMTGHPEAILARELGLCYTSMALVTDLDAGAETGEGVSHTEVLKVFGENVGRLREVLFDAVAALPATATRDCLCTHALDGWDLGIELP